gaacaagagagaatctgtctatcagatttcatataaaggagcttggagaactcaaacattttcttggactcgaaatagagcagaaaagagaaggattatttctgggacaacagaaatatgcgcgagatcttttacaaaagtacggaatgcttaattgcaaacctatctcaactccgatggatccgaatacaaaactacgagcagatgaaggaaaaagtcttcaagatgttaccatgtatcgaaagatggtcggaagtcttatttatctcacactaagccggccagacatatcttatgcagttggagtggttagtcgatacatgagcaatccgaagaagcctcaccttgttgttgtacgacgcatcttaaggtatgttaaaggcactattaactttggcattttgtacaagaaaataaaagaatgtcacgtgactggatattgtgacgccgattacgctggagactatgatacacgacggtcaacaactggatacatgtttagtcttggatcaggagtaatatcatggtgcagcaagagacaaccaacagtatccttgtcaagcactgaagtaGAATATCGATCAGCAtcgtcagcaacacaagaaattacatggttgaaacaactaatggaagatcttcatcaatcaacagactatcaagtagagcttttctgcgataacctatcagctatacgtctagcagagaatccagtctttcacgcaagaacaaaacatatagaagtacactatcactatgttcgcgagaaggtccttgaaggggagatcaagatggtgccaacaaagacagatgaacaggtagcagatatattcaccaagagcctaagtaaaccgaagtttacaaaattcagagaagcacttggaatggtctgcaagacatcgttggaagaaaatttgcattgagggggagtgttaaaatacaatgcaaatttagaataatatggaattagtaaatgtatatgggtaaaatatctagatattaatatgtataagaaaatatctagatattagaatatgagagaaaaatctagaaattgaaatgtaaaagaaaaatctagatatttgtaggttgtagaaatatctagatatttatatatccatggaaatatctaggttctagaatgttccatggagtagtataaatatgggaggagatttcatttgtggtGTGTGAAGTTGTGAAAAGGagtgagtaagtgaagtgtgaagtagagaagaagtaagaagtgaagaagagttagaagtagaagttgtgaagaagtaagagtgtgagttgagtccataatattgtaattgtttctttgtattaataaaagtgttctttgttaagtttcccggttaagccttagttcgtgtttgaattcttagtgcacttgtgttatttttattaaatggtcggctctgccgcctaagtgatatatgatcggttataccgcctgaatgatatatggtcgacactgtcgcctaaatattattgtgcactaaggatttataaaattaaaggctaaccaacgtcaaagtgttggtctagtgagtgagtataacctagttcctctatagtgggtgtgttgggctcgttgaAGCTTCCAACATATTTGTATGACCGTACACAatgttatttatttaaagaatgataATGCGTACCTTAAAGGCGTTGGGAATTGTAGAACTAATACGATCCAGGATAAAACCGCCTGCTAATGTCCCAACGATTCCACCAACGATCGTGATTCCTCCAAACATCATGTCAGCATTGTTCTATGATAGAAGATATTTTAAAGTAGGTCAGCCGAAAGTTACCTTTAGTTTCTTGAAAAGTTGTCATATGCAATAAACAACATCTAACATGTGGTCTAAGGTTCTTACCATACGGTATATGCTATAGCCAGCCTTCGGACCCCAGTATGAATACGCCCCTATGACAAAGTTGTAAGAAATATAACCTACAAAAAAACATAAGAAATTAGGCACTCGAGTGCGGTTTGTTTTATTAGTGTTGTTtgtttttttaagatgtttttgtctgaaggtCTGCGACCATATGTGTAGAAGAAGATGTGATCTGAAGGGTTGTATGTTGAACATTGAAAACAATTCATTATTATGTATGTTAAAGATAATTTAATTACAAGTCATTGTAAATAACACATTAGTTTATCTTATGTTTTTAAAAAAGCAAAATAAAGTCTACAGTAAGAACATGTGCCCGTACATAAGAGATAATAAGACTAATAAGGTCTGCATAGTAAAAAACAAGTGAACTTCAAATGTTTCTATAGGGAAGTCGGGACAAATAAGTACCTAATACATTTACGACGTATATTTTCTCTAGAAGAAGTTCTTTAATATCTTCGATAAAGCTAGATACATGACTACTAGAAGCATATACGCCGGCAGACCTGCAGTAGCGAAAACAAGTCTCAGAATACTTATCACTCGGTTAATGTAGGAAATTCAATATCGTATCATTTGAAAACAAACCAGGAAGTATTCTCTGACTTATGATCGGTGAACTTCTCTTTTGGAGACCCGATCACATCTTTTTTAACTGAAACGCCTGCATAAACAAGGACTATGAGCTaaaagataaaaaataaaaaaagcaTTCTAAATTGAGGCTACAACTGCAAAAGCAATATTGTGTACCTGTGAGTTGCAATGGTTTCATTATAAAACCCAAAATAACAAACGGAACCATCAAAAATGCCTCACCAAAAAATGCAGAACGCCAACCGTAACCATCTCCAACCTGAAAACCGACAAGGTCAGTAGCCCATTAATCTAGCCTGTTAAGAAACAAAGTACAAGTAAAAGTGAAAATATGTGCTGATGTCACTTACTAGTCCACCATAAACATAACCAAGCGCAACTCCAGTAGGTATACACATATAAAACACTCCAAGCCATGATGATCTCTGTAATGAAATATTGATATAAGTTATACTGTTAATGCAACtaccattttttgtttttaaagtaataataattagtCAGTATACTTAGGAACCTGAGTAACTGGAGCGTTTTCATCGATGAATGGAGCTGCAAGACTTATAAAAGAGGCTTCACCAACACCTACTAACCTGAAAATACAAAAGGTTTGCATCATGATGTCACCATTAATGAGATGTTGCAAGTTAATGATGATTAGATTAAGTTTGCTCACATTCGGCAGAACGTAATTGTCCAAAAACCAAGTGAAATTCCACAACCGACTGCAGATAAAGTCCAAACCGACAACCCAACTGCAATAAGCCTGAATGGATTGATACTGCACAAGAACATTGCTAATTGCTAAGTACTAATTATATCAACCCAAAGATTCTTTTTATTACATAATAATTAAGAAaaatgttttttatttatttttatttattcttaCCTTTTAGCCAGTGATGCAAATATTGGAGATGCCACTAGCAACCCAACCATAAAAGCAGATGATAGAATACCATCTTCAAAATTGGTCAAATAAAACTCAcccctgcaaaaaaaaaaaaaaaaaaaaaaaaaaaaggtttttaaTTACCTCAACTAAAAATCGATGCTAGTACGAAAATAGGTCAATAACACTTACTGAATTCCGGTACCAGGTGTGCATTCTCCACTTGGCTTACAAGTAACTGGAACCCCATTCACACCCGTACTCGCAATTACTCCTCGATCCAAATAAGTTATTaagtttataacacaaaataacacAAGCAACCTGTGATATAATGATTACACTCACATTGTCAGCAAATACTTACAACTTATATCACATTTCACAAATGATTCATGTGATCCATTACATAAACGTTGAAATACGACATTCATTTTAATAACTAGAATCATGACAGATCACGGATGTGCGGATTCTAACATTAAAGGACAACAAAAAGTACAGTAATTGTTTACCTCTTAGGTGTGAACCACGAAACTTCAAATGAATCATTTGAATCGTTGTCTATATCGATATCAATAGGAGGAACCGTATTTTCATTTTTGACAGGATTATTGGATCCTTTTTCATCTTCAACGCCCATttcatgtaataataataatccctGTGTGTTGAGTTTATGTTTCTTGTTGTAGAGTCTGTCAAAACGTTATGTTTGTTGAACAAGAATGCCATCACAAAAAACACTTTTGTTATAATGTCAACAGGTgtcagatttacatgtcaaatttgCTTTAAATTCTGTTTTTGTTCTTGTGTTATGATGTTATTAAGTGGTGTTCCGTGTCTTACTGGATTTATttcttaaatttcatatttgaaagtGTCATAAATTGCAATTTATATCCTCAATAATTAGTTTCTTACACTTCACACTGCAAACTATGGCTTATTGGCTTGTACGTAATTATTAGCCATGTTTGTTATTGAAAGAGATTATACAATTTGAGGCCACCCAAATTTATCAATTTGTGTCTATTTAAAAAGATTTTTCGGCCCACCCAAATTCATATGTTGATCAATTAATGCCAAATTAGTGTAAAAAACTCATATTAGAATTTATGCTGTATGCACATTGTATCAACCCCATTCAACCTATGACGCGCGGAGAGCCGGAGACCCCCTAAACTTGTTACCCGAGTGAGGGTCACATATTGTAGACATAACTACTTATGAATTACGAGTTCGACTCGTTAAAAACTCAATTTGAGCAAACACCGAACAATATCACAATATCAAAAACTTGTGAGCGAACTTGTTCGATTATATACattaattaaaatactaatattaaatcttattatagTTGGTTCAGAATTACAAGAAAATAAATATGTGTTATACTTGaattacatgataatataatatcaCGAGCTGAGCTCGAGCTTAACATATCAGGCACTAAACAAGTCGAGCTCGACCTCTTCGAATTTTAAATGAGTTCGGGCTCGACTCGTTTACGCCCCTACCAATATGCCAAAggaattttacaacacaaaatgaaAGACTACATTTGCTTATTGTCCGGTCTATTGTCGAGTTCTCATATTTACGGTAAAGAAGAAATAGGAATTGCATCATCCGGCTTACTTTCAAGCAACGGTATAACATCCGACTGTTCTACAATGGTCACTTGCTTACTGTATTCATCGTACTTGTCCACAATCGGCATAAAGATACCTAAATAATCAAAATGTAAAAACATGAAGATGTGCACGAATTTATAATCCCAATTGGCTATACTTTGTTTACTACTTGACAATTCAATCACTTCAAATTCAAAAATTTCTTTACCCGTAGTTTAGTTCAAGTGTATCGACCTACTCATATAAGAATTCCATTTCATTAACAATGTAGAAATACTTGTGATAAATTATATAACAAATATACGTATAAGTGAGCTTATAATTTGACCAAAACTAAGAGTACTAGAACTTAAATGTTCTTGTAGCAATTTACCTATAAACCATAATCCTGACGCCAAAAAGAAAACGGAAGTCAGGATCAAAGCAGATGTCCGCCAGTTGTCAACCTTGTCCTGTGTCCACATAATTATTGCTTCTTAATAACAACGATTTATAATACAGATATAGCTTATCCTTAAAAACTTATCTCCCAATAAATTTACTTATATTTATTGAAATAACATAGTCTTGTAATAAGACCATAATTTGACCCGTTAACCAACCTGCCCATTATACATACACTTTAGTATTTACATATATGGAACAGAAAGGCAAACCTGTAGAATCCCGACAAGTGGAGAGGATGGCACGTCACCAAAGACGTGAATGGACACAGTTGCCATAGCCATAGATAATGGTCTTAAACTTGGTTTAACACTATGAAGACACACAAAATTCACAGGACCCTGCAGCATATGTGATGTAATTTCGATATTAGaataagaaaaatgtttaaaaaaaTATGCCATTATATATCACATCCTTGACA
This genomic window from Rutidosis leptorrhynchoides isolate AG116_Rl617_1_P2 chromosome 2, CSIRO_AGI_Rlap_v1, whole genome shotgun sequence contains:
- the LOC139887881 gene encoding probable sphingolipid transporter spinster homolog 2 translates to MGVEDEKGSNNPVKNENTVPPIDIDIDNDSNDSFEVSWFTPKRLLVLFCVINLITYLDRGVIASTGVNGVPVTCKPSGECTPGTGIQGEFYLTNFEDGILSSAFMVGLLVASPIFASLAKSINPFRLIAVGLSVWTLSAVGCGISLGFWTITFCRLQHLINGDIMMQTFCIFRLVGVGEASFISLAAPFIDENAPVTQRSSWLGVFYMCIPTGVALGYVYGGLVGDGYGWRSAFFGEAFLMVPFVILGFIMKPLQLTGVSVKKDVIGSPKEKFTDHKSENTSWSAGVYASSSHVSSFIEDIKELLLEKIYVVNVLGYISYNFVIGAYSYWGPKAGYSIYRMNNADMMFGGITIVGGIVGTLAGGFILDRISSTIPNAFKLLSTTTFFGAIFCFSAFCFKSMYVFVVFFLIGEILVFATQGPVNFVCMHAVKPGLRPLAMAMSTVSIHVFGDVPSSPLVGVMQDELKNWRKSTLILTSILFLAAGIWLIGVFLPSVDRYNEDKVTEQRNTTPVFQTTAEP